In Pelmatolapia mariae isolate MD_Pm_ZW linkage group LG2, Pm_UMD_F_2, whole genome shotgun sequence, one DNA window encodes the following:
- the rtn4rl2b gene encoding reticulon-4 receptor-like 2b, protein METRRTVRGSSARNYKGGLTLWLILWLVVVKPGGVTACPKLCVCYPTPMTVSCQSQNLTIVPAGVPYNSQRVFLQNNRITELRADSFGFETQVLWLYGNNITWIEAGAFSNLRVLEELDLGDNPSLRHLEGGAFRGLEKLQSLHMHRCKLATLPHDLFHKLYSLQFLYLQENQLHFLHDDLFSDLVNLTHLFLHGNRIRTLTENVFRGLVNLDRLLLHDNRIRQVNRKAFRDLGRLTILYLFNNSLAELPGQTMKDVQDIQFLRLNGNPWSCGCEARPLWEWFRKARISSSDLVCTSPSTRRGQDLRFLREMDFALCPLPDPGSLAGSTTTTFSTKTRWWFSKNKPESKSKSLYQKSSETVKSFPFPAVKPQFPSKYELSADEAALPKLDQEEYWTNYGNEDSSVRCVELDCAPSYDDQAFPSFSSLAITPRPLHLLTLTILVFSLHFLFS, encoded by the exons ATGGAAACTCGTCGCACCGTGAGGGGCTCCAGCGCCCGCAACTACAAGG gTGGACTAACCCTATGGCTGATTCTGTGGCTGGTGGTGGTGAAGCCGGGTGGGGTCACAGCATGCCccaagctgtgtgtgtgttaccctACGCCCATGACGGTCAGCTGCCAGTCCCAGAACCTCACCATAGTGCCGGCCGGTGTGCCCTACAACTCACAACGTGTTTTCCTCCAGAACAACCGCATCACAGAGCTTCGCGCAGACTCTTTTGGCTTTGAGACACAA GTGCTTTGGCTATATGGCAACAACATCACATGGATTGAGGCCGGAGCCTTCAGTAACCTCAGGGTACTGGAAGAGCTGGATCTGGGTGACAACCCTTCACTGCGCCACTTGGAAGGTGGAGCCTTCAGGGGCTTGGAGAAGCTGCAGAGCCTGCATATGCATCGTTGCAAGCTGGCCACTCTCCCCCATGATCTCTTCCACAAGCTGTACAGCCTGCAATTTCTCTATCTGCAG GAAAATCAACTCCATTTTCTGCATGATGACCTTTTCTCTGATCTGGTCAACCTCACCCATCTGTTCCTGCATGGGAACCGTATCCGTACCCTCACTGAAAATGTGTTCAGGGGTCTGGTCAACCTGGACCGTCTCCTTCTGCATGACAATCGCATCAGGCAGGTCAACCGCAAGGCCTTTCGTGACCTTGGCCGTCTTACCATCCTTTACCTGTTCAACAACTCCCTGGCTGAGCTACCAGGACAGACCATGAAAGATGTCCAAGACATCCAGTTCCTCCGCCTCAATGGTAACCCCTGGTCCTGTGGCTGTGAGGCACGTCCCCTTTGGGAGTGGTTCCGCAAGGCCCGCATCTCCTCATCTGACCTTGTGTGCACTTCCCCATCTACACGTCGTGGTCAGGACCTCCGATTCCTCCGGGAAATGGATTTCGCTCTCTGCCCTCTTCCTGACCCCGGCTCTCTGGCTGGATCCACCACAACCACCTTCAGTACCAAGACCCGCTGGTGGTTCTCCAAGAACAAACCCGAATCCAAATCAAAGTCCTTATACCAGAAGAGCTCAGAAACAGTGAAGTCATTCCCTTTCCCTGCGGTCAAGCCTCAGTTCCCCTCCAAGTATGAACTGTCAGCTGATGAGGCTGCCCTCCCCAAACTGGACCAAGAAGAATACTGGACCAACTATGGCAATGAAGATTCCTCTGTCCGCTGTGTTGAGCTGGACTGTGCTCCAAGCTATGACGACCAAGCCTTCCCCTCATTCTCCTCCCTAGCCATCACTCCACGCCCACTCCACCTCCTCACCCTCACCATACTCGTATTCTCCCTCCATTTCCTTTTCAGCTGA